A single genomic interval of Oryza sativa Japonica Group chromosome 7, ASM3414082v1 harbors:
- the LOC4342706 gene encoding DNA-binding protein EMBP-1 — MASSSDEQPKPPEPPAAAAVAGTAVATAAAAVPTHAEWAASLQAYYAAAGHPYAWPAQHLMAAAAAGAPYGAPVPFPMYHPGAAAAYYAHASMAAGVPYPTAEAMAAAAAAAAGAVPEGKGKGKGAAASPEKGSSAAPSGDDASRSGDSGSEESSDTRDDDTDHKDSSAPKKRKSGNTSAEGEPSQATLVPYAAVESPYPLKGRSASKLPVSAPGRAALPNATPNLNIGIDLWSTPPALAVPAGQGEASPGLALARRDGVAHLDERELKRERRKQSNRESARRSRLRKQQECEELARKVAELTTENSALRSELDQLKKACEDMEAENTRLMGDKAQYKGPTVTTTLGMSIDSSKTQHHDDEGQLHKNTNNNSNGNYVGGSHKPEANSR, encoded by the exons ATGGCGTCCTCGTCGGACGAGCAGCCGAAGCCGCCGGagccgcccgcggcggcggcggtggcggggacggccgtggccaccgccgccgcggcggtgccgACGCACGCCGAGTGGGCGGCTTCGCTGCAGGCGTACTACGCCGCCGCGGGGCACCCCTACGCGTGGCCCGCGCAG CatctgatggcggcggcggctgcgggggcGCCGTACGGCGCGCCGGTGCCGTTCCCGATGTACCacccgggcgccgccgcggcgtactACGCGCACGCGTCCATGGCCGCG GGTGTTCCTTACCCGACAGCTgaagccatggcggcggcggcggcggcggcggcgggggcggtgccggaagggaaggggaaggggaagggcgccgccgcgtcgcctgaGAAGGGAAGCTCCGCGGCGCCCTCTGGGGATGATGCATCCCGGAG TGGTGACAGTGGCAGCGAGGAGTCGTCTGATACTAGAGATGATGACACTGACCACAAG GATTCGTCTGCACCTAAGAAAAGGAAATCTGGTAATACATCGGCAGAAG GTGAGCCGTCTCAAGCTACGCTTGTGCCCTATGCTGCTGTCGAGTCACCGTATCCGTTGAAGGGGAGGTCTGCGTCGAAGCTTCCAGTTTCTGCACCAGGGCGGGCGGCACTTCCTAATGCCACACCTAATTTGAACATAGGGATAGATCTTTGGAGTACTCCCCCAGCCTTAGCTGTGCCCGCAGGGCAGGGGGAAGCAAGTCCTGGGTTGGCACTTGCTCGACGTGATGGTGTTGCTCACCTG GATGAGCGTGAATTGAAGAGGGAGAGGCGCAAACAATCTAACAGAGAGTCTGCCAGGAGATCAAGGTTGCGCAAGCAG CAAGAGTGTGAGGAACTAGCTCGGAAGGTTGCTGAACTGACAACTGAGAACAGTGCCCTTCGGTCAGAGCTTGATCAGCTTAAGAAGGCCTGTGAGGATATGGAAGCAGAGAATACACGACTGATG GGTGATAAGGCTCAATACAAGGGACCAACTGTGACAACCACTCTGGGTATGAGCATCGACTCATCGAAGACGCAACACCATGACGACGAGGGCCAGCTTCACAAGAACACTAATAATAACAGCAACGGGAACTATGTAGGTGGCAGCCACAAACCAGAGGCTAACTCTAGGTGA